Proteins from one Coffea arabica cultivar ET-39 chromosome 8c, Coffea Arabica ET-39 HiFi, whole genome shotgun sequence genomic window:
- the LOC113705596 gene encoding zinc finger A20 and AN1 domain-containing stress-associated protein 1-like — protein sequence MGSEGNKMNDGTSYQPSEPTLCANGCGFFGSPATMNLCSKCYNDFQMEEQQKAAAKVALEKLVTSQKKADDAFHVGSPESYGTAAVQVERQEEAASAPAAVVKSNRCFCCNKKVGVMGFTCRCGSTFCGLHRYPEKHDCTFDFKGQGRDAIAKANPVVKGDKIQRF from the coding sequence ATGGGTTCTGAAGGAAACAAGATGAACGACGGCACCAGCTACCAGCCATCGGAGCCGACCTTGTGCGCGAACGGCTGCGGATTTTTCGGCTCGCCGGCGACGATGAATCTCTGCTCAAAGTGCTACAACGATTTCCAGATGGAAGAACAACAGAAGGCAGCTGCTAAGGTTGCCTTGGAGAAGCTCGTGACGTCTCAGAAAAAGGCCGATGATGCTTTTCATGTGGGTTCTCCAGAGTCTTACGGTACGGCCGCGGTGCAAGTTGAGAGGCAGGAGGAAGCGGCTTCGGCGCCGGCGGCGGTTGTGAAGAGTAATAGGTGCTTTTGTTGCAATAAAAAAGTAGGGGTGATGGGGTTCACCTGCAGATGTGGTAGTACCTTCTGTGGGCTCCACAGGTACCCAGAAAAGCACGATTGTACCTTCGATTTCAAGGGCCAGGGCCGGGATGCCATAGCCAAGGCAAACCCGGTGGTGAAGGGTGATAAAATCCAGCGGTTTTAG